ATGCCGACCTGCTACTGCTCCCGCCGCAGCGCTGGCACGAGGTGCTCCCCGAGTTGATTCACTGCTGGAGCGAAAACGAGCGTCAGCAGCAGCTCGATCGTTTAATCGCCGCCGCCGAAGCTGGTCAGTTCGATCATTTTCGGCTCTACGCAAAGGTCGAAGGGGAAAAGATTTGCGTAGCGATGTTGGTCGAGCTTCTCACGGGCAACGTCGCCAACTGCTGGCCTCCGGCGGTGATCCGCACGAATCTGACCGACCTGGCGCAAGAAAAGCGCAACTTAGCGCAACTTGGCGCAACTATTCGCGCGCCCCTCGCGCGCGAGCACTATCCGCTCGTGCAATCGCTCATCGACAGCAGCGCGACCGAGCATGCCGAGCGACTCGCGGCCACCGGTTTTGTGCATGCAGGCCGACTCGCCTTCTTCGGAGCTGCGACCGCGCGTCTGCTGACCCGATCCAACTTGACTGATGCGATGCTGACACTCGAGCCCGCTTCGTCCCTCGCGCGGGGAGACCTCGAAGCACTCATCGAGTCGACCTACGAGCAATCGCTCGACGCGCCACTCATCGAAGGGATCAGAGCGACACGTGATGTCCTCACCGGCTATGCCGCCGTCGGAACAACGGGCGAGTCGCTCTGGCACATTGCTCGCAACAGCGCAGGGCAAATCGTCGGCTGTCTGCTCTTGGCGCAGCACACCAGCGTGTCGCAACTCGAGCTGGTGTATGTCGGCATTGTCCCTCAGCATCGTGGTCAGCGCTACGGCCAAGCCCTCACGCAGCAGGCGCTCGCCATCGCGCGCGATCGGCAACTCGCCTCGGTCGTGCTCGCAGTCGATCTGGCGAACGATCCAGCGATTGCGATGTACGCCGCCTGTGGTTTTGTGCAGTTGGCGGCACGCGATCTGTGGATCTTGAAAACGAATC
This window of the Pirellula staleyi DSM 6068 genome carries:
- a CDS encoding GNAT family N-acetyltransferase, whose product is MPAGDTWTSSDENADLLLLPPQRWHEVLPELIHCWSENERQQQLDRLIAAAEAGQFDHFRLYAKVEGEKICVAMLVELLTGNVANCWPPAVIRTNLTDLAQEKRNLAQLGATIRAPLAREHYPLVQSLIDSSATEHAERLAATGFVHAGRLAFFGAATARLLTRSNLTDAMLTLEPASSLARGDLEALIESTYEQSLDAPLIEGIRATRDVLTGYAAVGTTGESLWHIARNSAGQIVGCLLLAQHTSVSQLELVYVGIVPQHRGQRYGQALTQQALAIARDRQLASVVLAVDLANDPAIAMYAACGFVQLAARDLWILKTNP